Proteins co-encoded in one Acidobacteriota bacterium genomic window:
- a CDS encoding galactokinase, with translation MDLHLLKAGFSEKYGGQPRIFRAPGRVNLIGEHTDYNDGFVLPAALDFATYVAASVRDDRRIRVASLNFDRELEFDLDQPLQENEKTWAKYVQGVGLILEREGFALCGADLLIDSDVPVGAGLSSSAALEISTAFALATLSGHQVDGMKLARIGQAAEHEFAGVRSGIMDQFVSVFGKKDHALFLDCRSMEWSAIPTSSAQFLICNTKTKHELADGEYNKRRAECEAAAAFFGKPSLRDVTIEDLNERSDGMPEIPKKRARHIVTENSRVESSVAALKSGDLAEFGQLMNESHKSMRDDFEISCAELDLMVELAHSSGEVLGARMTGGGFGGCTINMMKDGDHTDFIRNLSAAYTLETGIVPEIYGCEIGDGVEEVTTR, from the coding sequence GTGGATCTACATTTATTAAAAGCAGGTTTCAGCGAAAAGTACGGCGGTCAGCCCCGGATTTTTCGCGCGCCCGGACGTGTGAATCTGATCGGGGAACACACCGATTACAATGACGGTTTCGTGTTGCCCGCAGCTCTCGATTTTGCGACCTATGTTGCGGCGTCGGTTCGGGATGACCGGCGTATTCGGGTGGCGTCGCTGAATTTTGACCGTGAGCTGGAATTCGACCTCGATCAGCCGCTGCAGGAAAATGAAAAGACTTGGGCAAAATATGTCCAGGGCGTCGGATTGATATTGGAGCGTGAAGGCTTTGCGCTTTGCGGGGCCGACCTGCTGATTGACAGCGATGTGCCGGTCGGTGCGGGTCTGAGTTCATCGGCGGCGCTCGAGATCTCGACGGCGTTTGCTCTCGCGACACTATCGGGACACCAGGTAGATGGGATGAAACTCGCGAGGATCGGGCAAGCGGCGGAGCATGAATTCGCCGGCGTTCGCAGCGGGATAATGGATCAATTTGTTTCGGTTTTTGGCAAGAAGGATCACGCGTTATTCCTCGACTGCCGCTCGATGGAATGGTCCGCGATCCCGACCTCGTCCGCACAATTTCTGATCTGCAACACCAAAACGAAACACGAGCTCGCTGACGGTGAATACAATAAACGCCGGGCCGAATGCGAGGCTGCTGCCGCCTTTTTCGGCAAACCCTCGCTGCGAGACGTTACGATCGAAGATCTGAATGAGCGTTCCGACGGAATGCCCGAAATTCCAAAGAAACGGGCACGGCACATTGTCACGGAGAACTCTCGAGTAGAATCATCGGTCGCGGCATTGAAAAGCGGCGACCTCGCGGAATTTGGCCAGCTGATGAACGAATCGCATAAGAGTATGCGGGATGATTTTGAGATCAGCTGTGCGGAACTCGATCTGATGGTTGAACTCGCCCACTCGAGCGGCGAAGTTCTCGGCGCCCGAATGACCGGCGGCGGATTTGGCGGATGCACGATCAATATGATGAAAGACGGTGACCACACTGATTTTATTCGCAATTTGTCCGCGGCATACACTCTTGAAACGGGGATCGTGCCCGAGATTTACGGTTGCGAGATCGGCGACGGTGTCGAAGAAGTAACCACGAGATAA
- a CDS encoding bifunctional rhamnulose-1-phosphate aldolase/short-chain dehydrogenase: MSNQATQESKYKHVKYLWNEEEAAKLEGVDRLVYRSNRLGDDLTLTNTGGGNTSSKLPETDPLTGEEVEVLWLKGSGGDLRTAKRDGFASLYLNKVRDMRAIYENDPNNGAKTPIEDSMYPIYSHCTFNLNPRACSIDTPLHTLVPFKHVDHLHPNAVIAIAACVNQERLTKEVYGEDVIYIPWQRPGFDIGLKIEQLIKDNPQAKGILLGHHGMSSWDNNDKTCYETALEIIDRAAQYIEERDKGEATFGGPKYKALDDETRQKLQIEIIPFIRGQVSVYRRFIGTVQDDPKMLRFVNSVDGPRLAALGTSCPDHFLRTKIKPLFVNWNPETGDIESLKTAISEGLVQYRKDYAEYYERCKHPDSPAMRDPNPTVCLIPGLGMIAWGKNKSESRVTGEFYNCAIEVMRGAEAMDEYEAMDQQEAFDIEYWLLEEAKLQRMPPEKELDRQIHVIIGAGAGIGKETAHRIVKEGAHVVCVDKDAASAQETADEIIAKYGTGIGVSGTGISNCGVAIGLGCDMTDRESVAKMLDQVMLAYGGIDAVIVTAGVFVPPDKTGYIEDKMWDFTFGINVKGAYIVADEAHKVFKKQGLTGNVILTTSANAVVAKKGSLAYDTSKAAANHLVRELAIEYSPMLRVNAVAPATVVKGSTMFPRDRVIASLAKYNIPFEDSEDTDVLTEKLSNFYAKRSLTQTPIEPSDQAEAIFLLLSKRLSKTTGHIIPVDGGLADGFMR, encoded by the coding sequence ATGAGTAATCAAGCAACACAAGAATCGAAATATAAACACGTTAAATACCTTTGGAACGAGGAAGAGGCAGCGAAACTCGAGGGCGTCGATCGTCTCGTTTACCGCTCGAACCGCCTTGGCGACGACCTGACGCTGACCAACACCGGCGGCGGCAACACTTCGTCAAAACTGCCTGAAACTGATCCGCTCACCGGCGAAGAAGTCGAAGTCCTCTGGCTCAAAGGCTCGGGCGGCGACCTGCGTACTGCGAAACGCGATGGTTTTGCTTCGCTCTATCTTAATAAGGTTCGCGACATGCGGGCGATCTATGAGAACGATCCAAACAACGGAGCGAAAACGCCGATCGAAGATTCGATGTACCCGATCTATTCGCACTGCACGTTCAACCTGAACCCGCGTGCCTGTTCGATCGACACGCCGCTTCACACGCTGGTGCCGTTCAAGCATGTCGATCATTTGCACCCGAACGCTGTCATCGCGATCGCCGCTTGCGTCAATCAGGAAAGATTAACTAAAGAAGTTTACGGCGAGGACGTGATCTATATTCCCTGGCAGCGTCCCGGTTTCGACATCGGGCTGAAGATCGAGCAGTTGATCAAGGACAATCCGCAGGCAAAGGGCATCCTGCTCGGCCATCACGGAATGTCTTCGTGGGACAATAACGATAAAACCTGCTACGAGACCGCTCTTGAGATCATCGACCGTGCGGCCCAGTACATCGAGGAACGCGATAAGGGCGAAGCGACCTTTGGCGGGCCGAAATACAAGGCTCTCGACGACGAAACGCGTCAGAAGCTGCAGATCGAGATCATCCCGTTCATCCGCGGACAGGTTTCGGTTTATCGCCGGTTTATCGGAACCGTGCAGGACGACCCGAAGATGCTGCGGTTTGTTAACAGCGTCGACGGCCCGCGTCTGGCGGCACTTGGAACGTCGTGCCCGGATCACTTCCTGCGTACGAAGATCAAGCCTTTATTCGTGAATTGGAATCCGGAAACGGGTGATATCGAGTCGTTGAAAACCGCGATCTCAGAAGGCCTCGTTCAGTACCGAAAAGACTACGCCGAATATTACGAACGCTGCAAGCATCCTGATTCGCCAGCAATGCGTGACCCGAATCCGACGGTTTGTTTGATCCCCGGACTTGGAATGATCGCCTGGGGCAAGAACAAGAGCGAATCGCGTGTTACTGGCGAGTTTTACAACTGCGCGATCGAGGTCATGCGTGGTGCTGAGGCGATGGACGAGTACGAGGCGATGGACCAGCAGGAGGCGTTCGACATCGAATACTGGCTGCTCGAGGAAGCAAAGCTCCAGCGTATGCCGCCGGAAAAAGAGCTTGACCGCCAGATCCACGTTATCATCGGAGCCGGTGCCGGCATCGGAAAAGAGACGGCTCACCGCATCGTCAAAGAAGGTGCCCACGTCGTCTGCGTCGATAAGGACGCGGCTTCGGCACAGGAAACTGCCGACGAGATCATCGCCAAATACGGCACCGGAATTGGCGTTTCGGGAACGGGCATCTCAAATTGCGGCGTCGCGATCGGCCTCGGCTGCGACATGACGGACCGCGAATCGGTCGCAAAAATGCTCGATCAGGTGATGCTCGCCTACGGCGGCATCGATGCCGTGATCGTCACGGCCGGAGTTTTTGTTCCGCCCGACAAGACCGGCTATATCGAAGACAAAATGTGGGATTTCACCTTTGGCATCAACGTCAAAGGAGCCTATATCGTCGCCGACGAAGCTCACAAAGTATTCAAAAAACAGGGGCTTACGGGCAATGTTATTTTGACGACGAGTGCGAATGCAGTAGTTGCGAAAAAGGGAAGCCTCGCCTACGACACCAGCAAAGCGGCTGCAAACCACCTGGTTCGCGAGCTTGCGATCGAGTATTCACCGATGCTTCGCGTCAACGCTGTTGCTCCGGCGACGGTTGTTAAAGGCAGTACGATGTTCCCGCGTGACCGCGTAATTGCGTCTCTGGCAAAGTACAATATTCCCTTCGAGGATTCGGAAGACACAGATGTTTTGACCGAGAAATTGTCCAATTTCTACGCGAAACGTTCACTCACGCAGACGCCGATCGAACCTTCGGATCAGGCTGAAGCGATCTTCCTCTTGCTTTCGAAACGTCTGAGCAAAACCACCGGCCACATCATTCCCGTAGACGGCGGTTTGGCAGACGGATTTATGCGTTAG
- a CDS encoding UDP-glucose--hexose-1-phosphate uridylyltransferase, with protein sequence MFDLNEHSHRRFNPLTGEWIIVSPHRTKRPWQGQTEKPKVEVRSKYDSECYLCPGNRRAGDKVNPEYDGVFVFDNDFAALMPDVPDGGSNEGGLLLAEPERGVSRVVCFSPDHSLTIARMDVSSLRRVVDTWADEYLELGGRDFISHVQIFENRGEMMGASNPHPHCQIWASESVPNEPAKEFARQFAYFEEKGSCLLCDYLRIEKASGERIVCENEFFSAVVPFWAVYPFEVMILGSDHHGSIAQFGDEERSAFADILKRITTRYDNLFLTPFPYSMGFHQKPTDGNEHTSVHFHAHFYPPLLRSATIRKFLVGFEILGSPQRDITPESAAARLRALSEVHQF encoded by the coding sequence ATGTTTGATCTGAATGAACATTCCCACCGCCGATTCAACCCGCTCACGGGCGAGTGGATAATCGTGTCTCCGCACCGCACGAAGCGGCCGTGGCAGGGGCAGACCGAAAAACCGAAAGTCGAAGTTCGATCCAAATACGATTCGGAGTGCTATCTCTGTCCGGGTAATAGACGCGCGGGCGACAAGGTCAATCCCGAATACGATGGCGTTTTTGTCTTTGATAACGATTTTGCGGCACTCATGCCGGACGTTCCTGATGGCGGTTCGAACGAAGGCGGCTTGCTCCTCGCGGAGCCGGAACGCGGGGTCTCACGCGTCGTTTGTTTCTCGCCCGATCACAGCCTGACTATCGCTAGAATGGATGTTTCGTCGCTTCGCCGCGTCGTTGATACATGGGCCGACGAATATCTGGAACTCGGCGGCCGCGACTTTATCAGCCACGTCCAGATCTTTGAAAATCGCGGTGAGATGATGGGGGCAAGCAATCCGCACCCGCATTGCCAGATCTGGGCAAGCGAGAGCGTTCCAAATGAGCCGGCAAAGGAGTTCGCTCGACAATTTGCCTATTTCGAAGAGAAAGGCAGTTGCTTGTTGTGCGATTATCTGCGAATTGAAAAGGCTAGCGGCGAGCGGATCGTTTGTGAGAATGAGTTTTTCTCAGCGGTCGTGCCGTTTTGGGCCGTTTATCCATTTGAAGTGATGATACTAGGCAGCGATCATCACGGTTCGATAGCTCAATTCGGCGACGAGGAAAGGAGTGCATTTGCCGATATTCTGAAACGAATAACGACGCGTTACGACAACCTGTTTCTAACGCCGTTCCCGTATTCTATGGGTTTTCATCAAAAGCCGACCGATGGCAACGAGCATACATCAGTCCATTTTCACGCCCATTTTTACCCACCGCTGCTGCGTTCAGCGACGATCAGGAAATTTCTCGTCGGATTCGAGATCCTCGGCAGCCCGCAGCGAGATATTACTCCGGAATCAGCCGCCGCGAGGCTTCGAGCCTTGAGCGAAGTTCATCAGTTCTGA